The genomic DNA CCTGATGAAGAGATGAAAAAGATTGTGCTTAAAGTGGTGAAGCAGTGTGTGAGTACGGAGGGTGTTGAGGCTGATTACATTCGAAATGACATCCTTCCTGAATTCTTCAGGAACTTTTGGGTGAGGAGAATGGCTCTTGACAGGAGAAATTATAAGCAGTTGGTGGAAACCACCGTTGAGATAGCAAACAAAGTCGGTGTAGCTGATATTGTTGGGAGAATTGTTGAAGATCTTAAGGATGAGAGTGAGCCTTACAGAAGAATGGTTATGGAGACAATTGAGAAGGTGGTCGCGAACTTGGGAGCCTCTGATATTGATTCTCGGCTGGAAGAGCTCCTCATTGATGGTATCCTTTATGCCTTCCAAGAGCAGACCAGCGACGATGCAAATGTGATGCTGAATGGTTTTGGAGCTGTTGTGAATGCTCTTGGGCAGAGAGTGAAGCCTTATCTTCCTCAGATCTGTGGTACTATCAAGTGGCGCTTGAATAACAAGAGTGCGAAGGTGAGACAACAGGCAGCTGATCTTATTTCCAGGATTGCTGTTGTGATGAAGCAGTGCCATGAGGAGCAGCTCATGGGCCATCTCGGTGTTGTCCTGTATGAGTACTTGGGAGAAGAATACCCGGAAGTCTTGGGTTCCATCCTCGGTGCGTTGAAAGCTATTGTCAATGTGATTGGTATGACAAAGATGACTCCCCCGATAAAGGACTTGCTTCCTAGGTTGACACCGATCCTGAAGAACAGGCACGAGAAGGTCCAGGAGAACTGCATTGACCTAGTGGGTCGTATTGCCGATCGTGGTGCTGAGTTTGTTCCCGCTAGGGAGTGGATGAGGATCTGCTTTGAGCTGCTAGAGATGCTCAAAGCTCACAAGAAGGGCATTCGGAGAGCCACGGTGAATACTTTTGGTTACATCGCCAAAGCCATTGGGCCACAGGATGTGCTTGCAACCCTCTTGAACAACCTCAAGGTCCAGGAGCGACAGAACCGTGTCTGCACAACTGTGGCCATTGCGATTGTCGCGGAAACCTGCTCTCCTTTCACGGTCCTCCCGGCTCTCATGAATGAGTACCGTGTCCCAGAGCTTAATGTGCAGAATGGTGTCCTCAAGTCACTGTCCTTCCTCTTCGAGTACATTGGAGAAATGGGGAAAGACTACATCTACGCAGTGACTCCGCTGCTCGAGGATGCCCTGATGGACAGGGACTTGGTCCACAGGCAGACGGCAGCCTCTGCAGTGAAACACATGGCTCTTGGAGTTGCAGGACTAGGATGCGAGGATGCCCTAATCCACCTGCTGAACTACGTGTGGCCCAACATCTTTGAGACCTCACCTCATGTCATAAACGCAGTGATGGAGGCGATTGAGGGGATGAGGGTGGCCTTGGGACCCGCCGTCGTACTCAACTACTGCCTCCAGGGGCTGTTCCACCCAGCTCGCAAGGTCCGGGAAGTGTACTGGAAGATTTACAACTCACTGTACATTGGGGCACAGGACGCGCTCGTGGCGGCATATCCAATACTGGAAGATGAGCAGAACAATGTATACAGCAGGCCTGAGCTGATGATGTTCGTCTGAGCCTGTTTTTACCGTCTCACTGTAGCATTCGGAGTTAGAATAGATGGAGTCGGTATTCAGCTAGCATGTTTTTAGATACTTAACGTATACAATCTTCTGTTCTAGATGAATGTTTTCGGAACCGGAATTCGATGTATGATCAATGGTTCCATGTTCTCGGAAAAGATTACGCTGCCATGTCGAATGTTGACTGAGATGTGTTTTGAGATAATAATCAAATGTTATTTCATAATAATCTATGTTATTTCTATCCTATATATATCCTCGTCTTGTCTCACTTTCGACTTATGTTGGTCTTGCCTTCTGCATCGACACGGTATAAGTGGATAATTCCGAATCCCTACAGTCCGGACTTAGAgtataattaaatgatgtgTAAATTTTGGTACACGGAAGTCCAATTGAATCCTCACTAATCCAGTTGAGTCGGATTGGTCCACTAAACTCTCTTAATGTGAATTTTTGGTATTTATAAAGCCAATTGAATCCTCACTAATTCAGTTGAGTCGGATTGGTCCACTAAACTCTCTTATCATGAATTTTTGGTATTTATAAAGCGAAAATCATTTGATTCAATTCACGTCAGTAATATCTACGTAATGTTGCGGGTTGCTAAAGGCGTTGTGATTGATAATTAGAGATggcaattttaaaatcatgcgACTATATGagttatataataaaatctggTTATGGattataaaatcataaaatgaataaattttcACAACTTGAGGGATCTTTCATGCATAATAATGCATTTCAGGAacaaatttaatgaaattaattgattttatcATATCTTACTAATCGTGGAGCCCGTGCGTTCGACGTGATAGTACATCAATCTAAAAagcattataaataaaaattaaaaagaaaaattccttctagagtaaaaaatgaaataaacataataaaataaacaaataacaTTCACATTTAGTGGTAAACGAACTTACTTTCTGAGAGGTTGCATATAGGGTAGCCGTTCCATTACATCATCAATCTTGAGAAAGAATattagataaaaaataaaaaaatgaaaaaatatgataaaaatgagagaaaaaatcaaagtataaatttaattaactcACTTATATATAGGGATAGACATGCGTTTCGAGAGTTCAGTTATAGACATATTATTTGAGAGCTAATGCGTATGTAAATAATAATTCTTATTTATAACTATCGTATAGAAtttagataaaatataatttgatttgttttccttttttgttgaacaaatttgatttgttttttgaaaagaaaatataattcatatatatctataaaattttatctaatccatttttaaaaatagatgtctataaaacatataatatatatatatatatatatatattttcttcatatatatacactaaagGTTGTTCACGTAAccatatttaatatatttatattatgtatacatataataaaatcttctcattattttaaataaactatattatataaattataaaaaatgaagaatgaagaagtaagattttatgataagatatatataaaaaatattttctattaaaaataatttcgaaaatataaataaataaaaatctagaaaattcctttaagaaaatatatattaatacacacttattttgatattaatattgatgtgatgaaatattaattttaattttaaaaaattcaagattattagaaaatatataaatataataaaatcctctcatttatttcaaatgcgttatgttatatatattataaaaattaaaaaaaaaaaaaataagattttatgatgaaatatctttaaaaaatactttattaaaaataatttcgaataaataaataaaaactcaGAAAATTCCTTTCAGAAAATATGTACTAACATATACTTATTAAATTCCACTCACAAACCGGGCGTTCTAAGGTAATctattaatatatgtatatatgtatgaatatatacttattttgaagttaaaatttaggtgatgaaatattaatttttattttaaaaattcaaaattagtaAACAACacctatacatatattatgaaatcctctcatttatttcaaatacattatgttattatatatatatatatatatataaaaattaaccAAATCAAGAAATCTGATTTTATGatgatatctttaaaaaatattttttataaaaaataattccgaaaataaaaaaataaaaacctagaAAATTACATTTAGAAATTCATATTGCCTTCAATTGGAGATCACCATAGTATTCAAaagattatataatatatttcggtcttttttaaaaatcaaattttatgatgagatatcttttaatattttttattaaaaataattttgaaaataaaaaaataaaaacctaaAAAATTCCATTCAGAGAATTCATATTGATTTCAATTGGTCATCACCATAGCatccaaaagatttttttgatatttttagtcttttttaaatggaatattataACGGAAAATAATTCCAGAAgattttgttgctaatttcataataaaagataatttaaaatttaaaaattcaaaaaatcgagaagttttttttattaaatataattacgaaaataaaaaagtaaataatttcaaattaaaaaatcgataatttttctaaaaaataattcagaaaataataaatataaaaaactaAGGAGATTACTTTTGGAAAATTCATATTACTTCATTTGGAGATTGCCGTGATATTCAAAAGATTTAATGGTACTTTCGATCTTTTCAAAATGGAATATTGtattggaaaaataatttcgcCAGATTttattactaattttataataaaaaaatattttaaattttaaaactaaaaaatcgaaaaaatttcatttagaaaCGAAGTGTTCTAAGGCCATCTAGCCGAGCCCATATCGTATcttactttcatatatatatatatatatatagatattttctaagattgattAATGAGATctcataaatttattatttttgactCATgctgttattatatatatataatagataatgATTTTAtagtaataaaattttttgattaaaaaaagagaaaagaagataGAAGAAAGAGTTGAGAGATCAGTTAGAATCAGAGACATcataataaagaaatattctaACATTTCAATAGCATCCacttcaaaatgaaaattgctCGGGGTATCATCATAAATAGAAATGCATGTGAGTGTGAAAATGATAAGTTGCTCTACTTTTGTAGGAAGTGACttgttttaattaatgtatgtatgtatgtatagataGTTAAGActgtaattttgaaattttttgaaggacgtaagaaaaaataaaaaaggatgaaaataaCAACCAACCAAAATTTGTAGGTGAAtttaagaaatgaaaaaagaaagggtgAAACAGAGAAAGTGGAAAAAGGACACATGTCCTACTCATCTTTCCACTGACGAGGAttagtgtgtgtgtgtatatatatatatataactgaaCTATAAAATAAAGTATAATAATTCATACGAAGGGCCTTCATTTATGTTGAATACGCATAACTCAGCTAACTGTCAAATAAAGCTATTCTTGCAGCTTGAAAGCATTCTTTGAAGGCGAAGCAAGCCCAAGCTTAAAGTAAGCCAAACCCTGCATAGAATTACTCTTCCATGTGCCCCAATGTATCGAAAGACGGGGCAGCACAGCCCCCAACCAACGGAGTGCAACCGTCCTGTATGTCTGTCGATTCTTCCGACGACCCCGAAGGGAAAGTCTAACCTCTCCTTGCTCCCGTCTGTTGGAAAATTCACTCAGAGAGTAGAGATGGAAGGATTCAGTAATCGAATTTGGCTTAGAAGCCGATCCATACTGGACCGACATTAGAACACTTCCTACTGATCATGCTATGACCTGCATCTGGTTCCAAGTTGCCAAAGGCGCCGTGCAAGACCACAAATTGATTATTTTCCTTATTAAAAACATTGACGATTCCTTCATCTTTCGATCCCAGAGAGTTTACTCACTTGCCGTGGACTGGTTCTTTTAGATCTTGGCTACAATAATTTCACCGGCGAGCTTCCATCGAGCTTTAAGAGCCTTCAGGCACTGAAAGGGTTATCGCTCTCGGGAACGAGCCTCAATAATCTGCCTTCAGCACTCGTGACCCTACAGCACTGCAACAACTTACACACACTATTCCTCAGTGCAAGTTTTAAGGACGAAGTAATGCCGGGGAATATTGATCTTCAGTTTGAAAGCCTAATGGCATTATTAATCTCAAACAGCCACCTAAAAGGTTCGATTAAATCGTGGTTAAGTAGTGGCTTCCCAAACTTGCGGGTCCTGGATCTGTCAGGGAACCGATTGAGCGGAACAATTCCTAGCTGGATAGGTGAGTTTCCTCTCCTCCATTACTTGGATCTGTCAAATAACTCATTTACTGGGGTTGTGCCTCAAAGCTTAACAGAACTGCGGAGTCTAAGAGATCTCACTTCTGCGGATTTTTCGTCTTTTCTCACTAAACTGAGTGAAAGATCCTTGACAGTGTACTCCCTTCAGGGAATTTCAGTACCCACGTTGGATTTGAGCAACAATGAGCTCACAGGACCGATTTGGCCTAGTTTCGGGAACCTGACTGAGCTGTCTATCTTGAGGATGAGAAACAATAGCCTCTCGGGATCTATTCCCAGGTCTATCTCGAGGCTGTCACGCTTGTGGGTACTGGATTTGTCCTACAGCAATTTATCTGGCGATATACCCGAGTCTTTGAAAGAACTCCATCTCTTGTCGATATTCAATGTTTCTTATAACAAACTATCTGGAAAAGTTCCTCAGGGAGGCCAATTAGATACATTCACAAGTTCAAGTTACTAAGGGAATGACCTCTGCGGCCGCCCATTGTGGCCGTGTGAGCAGAAGTTGAGCCCACCGGAATCTCCGGCAACAGAGTCACGATCTCCAACACAAGGAATCAAGCAATATATACTTCCTTTTGAGATCGGTGCAGCAACAGGTTTCGTCCTCAGTATATGGATTTGCTTTCTGTCAGGTTGGGTGTTTGGAAAGACAGAAACAGTTGCGCTGTGGCGCTGGAAGATGTAAACACTTCGAACAAGATAGATATTGAAACATGTGATTTGCAGCACTGAGCACTCGAGCTACATTGGTGTGTTCTTATGAGTTTTATCGACTATATGCACTGGAAAGAATTTATATCATAAAATTGCATTTGATAAGAACAAGGCAGTTTTTCAGGGTTCAATCCTGTCTTTGGTTGTCTGTTGTGGTCCTGTCATATTTCCTCAGTTCTGATTGTTATTTTCATCAATATTGACAATGAAATCCATTTTCTTGCACTAACATTGCTGTGCATCATAGTATTAGAGGAATGAACTATCCTATCAGTCCAGGTCCCATTCGAAACGTCCGAATACATGAtgctaattttatatattgagATGGTACGCAAAAGCCTGCTATTACAAGAGAGACTTATTTCCGCCATTAATTATTCATCCCACGGTTTGTTCATCACACAAGCCACACATGTTCCTTCCATGATTACTTCAACATTTCTTGTGCAGCAAAGGATCAGAGATGACTTGGGGCTCAAAGTCGGGCCTTAGATACCGACCTAGCAACTCATTGTACAGCTCGTATCGAGCAGTCATCCGGAAACCCCACTTGTCCTTAAGCTGTCTGCAGAGGTTAAGGTCCATGTCTGAGATCAAGAGCCCGTCTCTGTGTCGTGAAAGAGATGAAGTGCACGAAGCATCGGGTGCTGAGAAGTAGCTTGACCCGTAGAAGTGCCCAAAGTCAGAATGCTGTGGCTTCCCATCGCCTGAAGTGAATGGGTACGGGAAGGTCTCTGTTCCGACCCGATTTATGGACCCAACAAAGTAGCTGTTTGCAATTGCAGCATTTCGTGCCTGTAAGATTAATCGATAGATGAAAATGTACTCAGAAAGTGGTTCAAACATGATAATATCTAGCATGATCAGTCAGATTCCGTGACTTGATTCAAACATGGGATGCTGTTACACTCAAATAAGAAAAGTTTGCACATGAGCTTCGAGAAACCCACAAGATTTGATTAAGCGATAAGTGGATGGAATATAAATTCTGTACCTCAATAGGCCACATTGGTTCACTCAATTCACCAACGGTTGCAGAAGGATTGAAAACAATCTCTGCACCATTTAACCCAAAAGCCATCCAATTCAGGGGGTGATGCCTCCCGTAGCATACATTAACCCCTATCTTCCCAAAAGCCGTCTCAAACACAGGATGCCCTGTATTCCCTTCCATATAATACGTACTCTCATTAAAATCTCCAACTCTTGGTATATGGTTCTGCCCAAGAAGAAGGGGATAAGATATTAATCccacatatattattataattagcAGGACTGGGAGTAGCATATAACTGGAGATCAGTATACCCATAAGCAGTACGTACCTTCCGATGCTTCCCAATAATATTTCCATTATGTCCAATCACGACTGCAGTGTTCCAGATAGTCTCTCCATGATTAATATCTCTCTCAAGGATTGGATTCACAATGACCATATTATACTTTTTAGCAAATTCTTGAAGAAATTGTGTTGATTCTCCATTTATGGGTTCTGCAAACTCGCACCACCTCTTTTCCCGTGTACAGAAGGCAAATGGCATCATCCATGCTTCCTTGAAAAGTCACTAGTAGAAGGACATCAATGACAAAGAAAAAAcatgaatattttaattttcatccttttttttctgacTGATGGAACCATAAATACCTGCAAACATAGTATATTGACTCCTGAAGCCCCTGCAGCATCAAGCATCGGCTCTAATTTCTTGTAAATTGCTCTCTTCTGGTCGAGAAAAGGGGCAGTTGTTGGAAGAGAGATAGAGTTTTGGATTAGACCAACCCTGACAATTCGAGGTTCTCTCAGCAGCTCTTTGTCAGCACTAAAGTGGAAAGCCTGAAAGATATACACACAAGAAGTTTGCCACCTGGTATTTAGTTTCTTAGCCTATCACATGAAGACCATAAATTCAAATGGAGAAAGGTACTAGCAGAAGTCTAAATAAGGGCAAACTGTTAGGAAAGGCCCTATCTAGAATTTCGATATCCAAAAACGTTTGATATCTCACTTaacttttttccccttctcttTTGGTAACTATTGTCATATTTTTCTACAAAAAGTTATCATCACTAGGGTGAGAATTTCAGTTTATGTAACGGTCATCTGCTAAACTAGCCTTATTAGTCTAGTTTCATGACACAGCATAACAGAAAACAAGTCTCGACAATTTagtcaaaaaaagaaaaaaagaaaaaagaatcacCTTTGCTTGAACATAACATAAAAGAATTGGTATACCTGAAGGTCAAAGTCATGCTTTAAGGAAACAGCTATAGCTGGTTCAGGGAGATCAATAGATTCGAGTGCTTTGCCTCCATTTAGCCCCTGGAGTAATCGGCTGACTTCCTGCAACACAGTTCCGTATTGATGTAAAAGCTCATTCCAGAATGCAAGCAAGCGATATCATACTTCGGAAAGTGGAACGAATCGACAAGTCTTGTGAAGTTCAGGGAGAGCTTAATCAGCATAAAATGGAGACACAAGCCTTACCTGAAGCAAATAAAGCAAACCTTTCAGTAGGAACCAAATGACCATTAACCTAGTTCTGGGAAAAGAAGACGCATGTGCAACACTAGGAGGCCAGAACTGTTTTAGCTGGAATGATTGTTGAATCAGTTTGCAACCAGTACCTATTTCTTTATTCAGTCATTGATTGATGCTAGAACAACTTTAAAGACTCTATAGACTCTTTTAACTTCGCCAACTTCAAGCTAAAGAGTAGTACCATATTTAACATTATTTCGCTACGCATCTAGATTATTAACACCCAAAGCCTAAGCTTTACACGAGGACTGCAACTAATTCTTACATATTAGCAGAGAATAGCAGCATTACCGGGTAGAAATGTTCAAAATCCATACTCTGAACTCCACAAATCAATTATGCAAGGAGCTGGAAAATATACTCCTGAGACAAGCAGGAGCGCCGAAGCTTTCCGATGGATTAGAAAATGGCCTTCCCAGATTGATATTAACTCAGGGGCTGAGGATTTCGTGGTCATATACGCATTTTCATGATTCAAACAAAATCCGACAGATCGGATTCAACAGACAGAGTGACAAGATCAGCAGTAGCAAATCGACAGAGCCAATCAAACCGACACAAACGGAAGCCGAAACACACTGAAGTCTCTCAATCAAAACTGACGCACACAATCAACAGCAGCCCATTTCAGCAAACGTCAAAAAGCTTAAAACTTCACGCACGGAATCAACACAAACAATCAGGAAAGCAAGATGAGCTGCGGGAATCAATCACCCACCTGAAAGATTTCGGGTTTGAGATTATCGCCGAGGAGCCGGTGGAGTGACTCGTACCCACAAATCGAGCCGTCGCCCTTCTTGGGTCGCTCTCGAATTCCGCCAATTTCAGGAGTCTCAGCCGACTGGGTCTTCTCCATTTGCGATGCTGATTGGTTTCGGCGCGGGGCAGATGGAGATTAGGATGAGAAAAGTAGCGGAGTCGAGCACGCAGCTGACCAGCAGAGCAGTTCAGTGCATGCGCGATAAGATTCCACAATTTcagaatatttttaaattgcaaTGATTTGGACAGCTAATAGGTCACCGATCAGTCAGCCATCGAAAAATGCACGTCGTCCTGATTGCTCGAGCTATTGCGGGTCTTGAAGGGCATTGaattttttggacttccaccaACTAGGTGTTGTTAATCCCTCCGTTGCATGGAAACTGGAGCGTGAACATCAAGTTAACTAGGCAGAAATTAAATATACAAGAGAGGTTTTATTAAGTATCGGACTTCGAATATCTCGGATATCGGACGAGGACGTGCACCACTAtgttacatatttttttaataattactaTAATCATTCATATTAAATATGCATAAATTATtcgaataaaataattaatcacaTCGGACGGCATATAGAATGAACATTTATGGGTAAAATAGAATAATCTCTAATCATTCTgaggaaaaaaagggaaatatatgaaaaaaaaattatatgtgtcgtaatatgaatgaaataaaaaaatagtacttatatattaattttatatgccAATTATGATACtaatgattt from Punica granatum isolate Tunisia-2019 chromosome 2, ASM765513v2, whole genome shotgun sequence includes the following:
- the LOC116196989 gene encoding beta-ureidopropionase gives rise to the protein MEKTQSAETPEIGGIRERPKKGDGSICGYESLHRLLGDNLKPEIFQEVSRLLQGLNGGKALESIDLPEPAIAVSLKHDFDLQAFHFSADKELLREPRIVRVGLIQNSISLPTTAPFLDQKRAIYKKLEPMLDAAGASGVNILCLQEAWMMPFAFCTREKRWCEFAEPINGESTQFLQEFAKKYNMVIVNPILERDINHGETIWNTAVVIGHNGNIIGKHRKNHIPRVGDFNESTYYMEGNTGHPVFETAFGKIGVNVCYGRHHPLNWMAFGLNGAEIVFNPSATVGELSEPMWPIEARNAAIANSYFVGSINRVGTETFPYPFTSGDGKPQHSDFGHFYGSSYFSAPDASCTSSLSRHRDGLLISDMDLNLCRQLKDKWGFRMTARYELYNELLGRYLRPDFEPQVISDPLLHKKC
- the LOC116193931 gene encoding phytosulfokine receptor 1-like, with protein sequence MYRKTGQHSPQPTECNRPVCLSILPTTPKGKSNLSLLPSVGKFTQRVEMEGFKSLLTCRGLVLLDLGYNNFTGELPSSFKSLQALKGLSLSGTSLNNLPSALVTLQHCNNLHTLFLSASFKDEVMPGNIDLQFESLMALLISNSHLKGSIKSWLSSGFPNLRVLDLSGNRLSGTIPSWIGEFPLLHYLDLSNNSFTGVVPQSLTELRSLRDLTSADFSSFLTKLSERSLTVYSLQGISVPTLDLSNNELTGPIWPSFGNLTELSILRMRNNSLSGSIPRSISRLSRLWVLDLSYSNLSGDIPESLKELHLLSIFNVSYNKLSGKVPQGGQLDTFTSSSY